The Lactuca sativa cultivar Salinas chromosome 2, Lsat_Salinas_v11, whole genome shotgun sequence genome includes a window with the following:
- the LOC128132280 gene encoding probable pectinesterase/pectinesterase inhibitor 47 encodes MGLKRLLTQITKVTKSFLEDDITESKFCVNGEEDEHEQVNSCKSSSNKPTFMNTEKKESKSTISISMINLAALPPSQPNPMAPPQRSPTHQPGNVISIPPSQLNSMATPSPPIQQPGIVNSIPPMTPPQHPPPTQ; translated from the exons ATGGGCCTAAAACGCCTTCTTACCCAG ATTACGAAAGTTACAAAGTCGTTTCTTGAAGATGACATTACAGAGAGCAAGTTCTGTGTTAATGGTGAGGAAGATGAACATGAACAGGTTAACTCGTGTAAATCTTCAAGCAATAAGCCAACTTTTATGAACACAGAGAAGAAAGAGTCAAAGTCAACCATCTCCATTTCTATG ATAAACCTTGCAGCTCTCCCTCCATCTCAACCCAATCCAATGGCTCCACCTCAACGCTCGCCTACACATCAGCCCGGAAACGTCATTTCCATTCCTCCATCTCAACTGAATTCAATGGCTACTCCAAGCCCTCCTATACAGCAGCCCGGAATCGTCAATTCCATCCCTCCAATGACTCCACCTCAACATCCTCCTCCTACACAGTAG